The Nicotiana tabacum cultivar K326 chromosome 5, ASM71507v2, whole genome shotgun sequence sequence CAATAAACAatcaaagaattaaaaaaaatcatgaaATAGAGTTTACGTACCAATTAAGCTCATATGTTTTTTAAAACAGTTATCTACAGTGCGATGCACGTCGAACATGACTTTAAGATATCATACCAATAGTCATTAGAGTTCGATTTTGACCTCAATGTTGTGATTTTTCCTACATACTTTAGCTCTTATTATATGATAAatttcctttttctataaatttgtATGAAAGAATGAGGGTAACACAAGTAAGGTATTAAAAATACGGGTTAGTCCAAAACCAGAAAAAGCATAACGAATTATGATGTGAACTTTTTGGTGATAAATATTAGCTTAGTTTTATAAGATTTATTTGTTCATTCAAATCATTGGTTAGaggaaaaataaatactacaaggCTAGCGTTAAATGACCGGCAATTAGGAATGCTCTTGTGGGGTCCACGtacttttattaattattttcatgAAATCGTAGACGTAATTCCCCTTACATCGGTTTCCACTGTAGGGCCGCCTTTGAAAGCTGCCTCTGAGTTGAGTTTTCCTTTAAATTTTACATTTTATAGCGTAAAGCCCGAAAGGCCAAGATAATTAGACCTTAAATGTAggcaactatatatatatatatatatataatatcggTTTATCTAAATTTttctatttataaaaaataactaaagttttttcaaattatatacaaaatctgataaaaatctacaacttaaatatatttttttttgtaaagaatACAATCAAAAACTACAATTTACTTATATTTATATACAACTTGTATCCAGTTATATCAGCAATACCAATTAATTGATAATATATTAgtgaaaataattaattcatgtatGCTAGTATTACTGTTGGATTGTGAtgacataaaaaaatattaaagcaAAAAGACTCTAGAGTCAACGAGTCCACGCAGTGGCAGTGGCAGCGACTAACCAAATTATTGAAAAATCAAAGGGCTTTTTCGTTTTCGCTAAAATTTTCACTTTACGTTACCCTTTAACATACCTATAAATACTCACACTTCAAACTCCCAACAAGACAAAATTCACATTTCTCTGTGTCCTTTTTCTGAAGCCGAAACGAAGCAAATGACTTCCTCTCCCAATTATCCGCTCATCACCAGTATCACCATGGTCACGGCGGAGAAAGGCGGCGCCGCCGAATTTTCCGATTTGCATCCAGATATAATAGAAGATCATATCCTCCCTCGCCTTGACGGACCAACACTAGCCTCTACGAGCTGTTCCTCCACCACCCTCCACCACCTTTGCTCCGACAATCACTTGTGGTCACGTATATGCCACTCCACTTGGCCGTCCACCGCCACTCCACGTGTCAGTCACGTGATCTCCACTTTCCCTGACAGCGGTCACCGTACCTTCTTCGCTCAGTCCTTCTCCCTCCCTCTTTCCGATGATAAGCAAATTCACGATTTAGAGTCAGTGGATTTGAAGCGAGTGCTCCATGCTATAAATATAAACCCTTATCACCTTTTTTGTATATGTACATATGATCCGAGTCGAAAACAATGGATTCAGTTGAGCTCTTCCGTCTATGCCCGAGAGATGAATTCAGTTGCATCCTCTAATATTATAAACTGTTCGTCTCCGCCGCTTGAGTTAATCTCAGCCGTCgatatacactacaaggagaagGTAGTTTTCAGTAAAGTGCAAGAGACTGAAACCACGACGAGTTGGTTTCAGTGCTGGCCGTTTAGAATTGACATGATAGATCCAAAGGATGTGATTTTAACGACGATAAAACACCCGAATGATGATGACACGTGTACGGATTTGATTGAAGATATGACGCTGAGTTGGATTTTGATTAATCCAATCGGACGGCGAGCAATTAACCTCTCTTCTTTCAAGCCTGTTTCTGTGCAACGTCATTGGTTGACTGGGGAAGTGCAAGTGCGGTTTACTTCAATCCTGACCGATGATCAGAAGAGAGGTCACGTGCAGTGCGAGATAGTGGTCACGTGCGGTGGATCTGAAGTAGGAGAGATGGAGGTAAGGGAAGTGAGTTTGGAGGTGGAGGACATGGATGGAACTCACTTGAACGGGAGGGAGAGTTTGGTAATTTTACAAAGGGCATTGGAGGGTAAAAGGGGAAATGGAGCTAACAGGGCTGAAATAGGGAGGAAGAGGTATAAAGAATTCTTGGAAATGagaagggaaagaaaagaaagaaagttgaAGAGAGAAGGGGCGTTGGATATTTTGTGTGTGGCATTTGGTATATTCATTTTTGTGGCTTTTTGGTGTTTTCTATTTTGTTTGGGTAGATAACAGATGTAAAgaatagagaaaataaaaataagtgaAAATGTAAAATGTAGTGGTTTCTTACTATTTTTTGGGAAAtttattagaaagaaaaaaaagccaGAGGAGTATTATGACAATATATTGGATTTTGGTGATAAAATAACTAGAAGTGAATTTTATTGGGGGTAAGGTGGTCGAAGCACATCTATCCTTGTAATAGTATATATGACATTTGACGTAGATAATAGTACTCCCTCCGGTCTCAAATTATCTGTCGTGTTTCTCTTTTacacgccccttaagaaatattaattaggaGGAGGGTTGGactattttatctttatttttatcttaagaTAATATAATCtgtattcattgaatatttattaaGGTATATGTAGtcttcaagaacaattaatattaaggttagaataggaaaaaaataattaagttagtcttgaacttctaaaattaaaaataatttgagacaattatttttagaaatcatgacagataatttgagacagagggagtagaaGATTCTCATATTGGGCCAATCTTGTAGTCAGTCATTACAATTTTGCACTCATCCTTGAAACACAACCAATTTTGACTGCAGATGGCTTATAATCCCTACAATATATTCGTATAATTTTTCGTTGGGAAAAAGAGAACACAAATTCTCTGCAGATTAATCATTTGCAAGAGCAACGCTTGCAACTCTGGCAGCACACAGAGTGGTTTGTTTCATAACACAATTTGGCTGCAGCAACATTTACTGTTCTATTGGTGGCTCAGGGGGGCCTCTGGCTATTGGCACACCCCCACCAAAATCGGCTTTAGGCTTTGCGTAGTCCACAAAAATAACCCGCCCATTAAGAGGCTGCAACATTCGTCATAGAAAGATGATGGATAAAGAACATCAAAAGTACGCATAAAAAACACATAGAAGGATAATATGGACATACCTTGCCGTTCATTTCTTGCAAGGCCTTCTTGGCTTCATCTTCAGATGCATAGGTGACAAATCCAAAACCCTTGGATTTGTCTGAGACTCTATCCATCACAATTTTAGCTGTCAAATAAAACAAGGTTAAACTAAAGATGCTAACTCACACTATATCTGAAAGAGAGTTCAACCTATGTTATTTGTGCACCTTCGATAACTTGACCATGTTGAGAAAATGCCTCTGACAGTCCGTTCTCTGAGGTGTAAAATGAGAGTCCTGTACATAGCAATATCTCATAAGCTTGTTATGTTGGATAATGATTCTATATTTTTCATTTCTCTTTGCATTGGCGGAGCAGTGACACCACATTGTTAAGCGAGCAAACCAATGGTTTTTCCTGTGTTCTCGaaaataattaagcataaaatcgtGAAACATGGAGAAAATACATGCTAAGCTTAAATACTGATAAAGGGCAAGCTTTGTGGAGTTTTCAAACGCTAAGGTGCTTCAGTTTAATATAAtgatccttttcttttttctttttcctttttttgataTAGTAGTTTATAATAAAGTTCCTGATAGCTTCAGATAATTGTTAGTAACATATTTTGACTATGTAGCAGATCTAATCAAGATTAACTTCGGATCAAAGCCTGATAGATTATCATTGTTTCAGTCTAATGAGTGAAGAATTGGAAAAGCTCCTAAGGGATATCAAGTTAATGAgagattatttatatattttgcgCTAAAACAAGTAAACAAACTGCTAATATATACAGTAAGCTGCTCCATACAGATACAAAGCTTTTGAAGGTTCATAGATAGTGTTCTTTATTCACCATGTCTAAAATGTCTAGAAAGTACCACTAGAGATTCTGTTCGCTGAGCTATAGGTATAGCTGCATTGTGAGAGTTCATTCAGTTTGCCTAATAATAGATGGACTAAAACAGGCTTATAATAAGTCAAATTGTACGGGCAACCCGGTGcattaagctcccgctatgcgcggggtccaaGGAAGGGCGGACCACAAGGGTCTCTTGTACCAGGGGAAATTCTGGTACTAGGAATTCAACAAAAAAGattgttgaatttttattgtaCAGCATCTCAAATATTGCTATATTGTACTTGGGCGATATCAAAAAGAGATGGGTGCTTTGTCCTAATCGTTCCTTCAGGCCCTTTCACAACATCCTCCAACTATCAGTCCCATTTTCTAGCTAAAGATAACTCTCTTCACTCATTCCTAGACGGAAGGGAGCAAGTCTAGCTTCATATTTGTTACTTCACTTTTTGTTTACACTTTAGGCAATAATCCAGGAACAAAAGCTAGACTAGTCAATCGAGTAGGTGATTTAATATTAGCTCCTATTTCTGGTTCTTTTCTCCTCTTTTGAATGAACTCTCTTGTAACAATCAACATAGTTGATTGGGAAAGAGAATCTTAGTCCATAAAATAAATCCTCCTTCCTAAAACTTAAAAGGGATCATCTAATCTACCTCTTTGCGAGCATTTTGAAGTGGTTCAAAGATAGTACTATATTGACAACAATACCTGTACTTTTTTCAGTACTAAACTACACATTTTTCGTTGATCTTTAAGTTCCTTCAGGTGTTGACCTGTTTATTTCCTCACTAATGTCAAACCAATACCtttaaaataagtaaataacTGATAACCTTATGGGCACAAATAAGTCAATAAATCATCATTTGCATAAAACCTTCTTTTACATCACTATAATTATGTTTTCTTCAAGAACAGAACAGACCCATCAACCCAAATTGCAGCGCGAAATAATTCCCAGAGTCCTAAGAAGCAAAAAAATTAACAACTTTAATAAAAGAATTACCAATTCATTCCAATAATGAGCTTCTTTAGTGGGGCATGATAGGGAATCTGAGCTTGGAGTGTCCTTTGTGTGAAAGAGAAGATGAATCTGCTGAACACTTGTTTTTTCAATGTGCCTATTCAAATGAATTATGGACTAAAATACTCAATTGGCAAGGCATTCAAAGACCAGTAGGGGGTTGGTGTCAAGAGGTGAACTGGGCAATCAACTGGGCTAATGGGAATAAAGCTGTAGATGAACTATATAAAATGGCCTTGGCAGGTTGTACTAACTATATTTGGcaagaaagaaatcaaagaatatttcAAGGAAAGAAGAGGACTGTTAATACAATTTGTAGACTTGTGGTGCAGGACATTCATTGCCGGGGGATGAACAACAAGAAGCTAGCTGAACCTTTGAGAAATTTGAACTTCTACCCCTAGAAGAAATATGCACGGCTGAATATAATGTAATGATAGAGGTAGAGGGGTCATGAGAATAGAAGTAGGAAAGATGATGTATGGTTTTTTTGTAGGATTGGTTATTCTTGTACATACTTTTGTTCTctgataaataaaatataattagttaccaaaaaaaaataagCTTCTTTAGTGTGCAGATTATTAAATCAATTGTACATACATGTAAAAAAGTGGGAGAAGAGGAAATAAGTAGCTCCAAGAAAGAGAAGACATACCTCCTCTTTTGACTGAACTATCTTGTCAGAATCAACATAGTTGTTTAGGAAGGAGAATCTTTCTCCATCAAAATAATCCTCCTTCCTAAAAGGGATCATCTGAAGgtgagccttggcgtaactgataAAGTTACCGCCATGTGACCGGGAGGTCAcgagttcaagccgtggaaacagcctcttgatggaaaagaagaagaatcaaAATCAACATAGTTATTTAGGAAGGAGAATCTTTCTCCATCAAAATAATCCTCCTTCCTAAAAGGGATCAtctgaaggggagccttggcgtaactggtaaagttgccgccatgtgaccaagaggtcacaagttcaagccgtggaaatagTCTCTTGcggaaatgcagggtaaggctgcatacaacaaacccttgtggtccggtcctttcccggaccccgcgcatagcgggagcttagtacacCGGGTTGTTCTAAAAGTGATCATCTAATCGACCTCTTTTTGAAGAGGTTCAAAGATTGTGATTTCTTTTATAGTACTATATTAATAATAATACCAGTAATTTTTTCAGTACCAAACTA is a genomic window containing:
- the LOC107795903 gene encoding putative F-box protein At2g36090, which translates into the protein MTSSPNYPLITSITMVTAEKGGAAEFSDLHPDIIEDHILPRLDGPTLASTSCSSTTLHHLCSDNHLWSRICHSTWPSTATPRVSHVISTFPDSGHRTFFAQSFSLPLSDDKQIHDLESVDLKRVLHAININPYHLFCICTYDPSRKQWIQLSSSVYAREMNSVASSNIINCSSPPLELISAVDIHYKEKVVFSKVQETETTTSWFQCWPFRIDMIDPKDVILTTIKHPNDDDTCTDLIEDMTLSWILINPIGRRAINLSSFKPVSVQRHWLTGEVQVRFTSILTDDQKRGHVQCEIVVTCGGSEVGEMEVREVSLEVEDMDGTHLNGRESLVILQRALEGKRGNGANRAEIGRKRYKEFLEMRRERKERKLKREGALDILCVAFGIFIFVAFWCFLFCLGR
- the LOC107795904 gene encoding small RNA-binding protein 11, chloroplastic-like; the protein is MAAFRRLLPTNRSTIPSTSALFLSHRGVASKLFVGGLSFYTSENGLSEAFSQHGQVIEAKIVMDRVSDKSKGFGFVTYASEDEAKKALQEMNGKPLNGRVIFVDYAKPKADFGGGVPIARGPPEPPIEQ